In Lentilitoribacter sp. Alg239-R112, the following proteins share a genomic window:
- a CDS encoding GNAT family N-acetyltransferase produces the protein MMFEYKPKPIETTITHLRMDEHTSHAHTRPSNINAALMRAENPPLHFYRYLQHSVGEQHVWVARLRMTDDELSKIIHAKTTDIDVLYIDGVPSGFYEIDRSKPELVDLAYFGLMEHAIGRGLGKWFLSQAISSAWASEPDAVSVCTCTLDHPAALGLYQKLGFKAIAQQHSKYAPLSKKERLAILK, from the coding sequence ATGATGTTTGAATACAAACCAAAACCAATTGAAACCACCATAACGCACTTGCGTATGGATGAGCACACTTCGCATGCTCACACGCGACCATCCAATATAAATGCTGCATTAATGCGTGCTGAAAATCCACCTCTACATTTCTATCGCTACCTACAACACAGCGTGGGCGAACAACATGTATGGGTTGCGCGCTTGCGCATGACTGATGATGAACTATCCAAAATCATCCACGCAAAGACAACAGACATTGATGTGCTTTACATCGATGGTGTTCCGTCTGGCTTTTATGAAATTGATAGATCCAAGCCGGAGCTTGTTGACCTCGCTTACTTTGGATTGATGGAGCATGCAATTGGACGCGGCTTAGGAAAATGGTTTCTATCTCAAGCCATATCATCTGCGTGGGCGTCAGAGCCTGACGCAGTATCTGTTTGCACATGCACGCTCGATCATCCAGCAGCGCTTGGTCTTTATCAAAAACTGGGATTTAAGGCGATTGCTCAGCAGCATAGCAAGTATGCGCCGCTCTCCAAAAAGGAACGACTGGCAATCCTTAAATAA
- a CDS encoding AAA family ATPase, producing MLPFILSGCSGGGKSALLKGMEVRGFPVIEEAGRRIVKAEIARDSDGLPWKNPQKFALLAAELVEQDLRMQIHSEDISFIDRSIVDLYAYLCQLKLSTPEKLTNLLKQMRFQRRVFLVPPWLEIYEEDDERRKGYTEAVNEFQFLIKTYEQFGYELIFVPKLTVDERTDFVLGHVFIRS from the coding sequence ATGTTGCCATTTATTTTATCAGGCTGTTCTGGTGGCGGAAAATCTGCTCTCCTAAAGGGGATGGAGGTTCGCGGGTTTCCCGTTATTGAAGAAGCCGGTCGGCGGATCGTTAAAGCTGAAATAGCTAGAGATAGCGATGGACTTCCTTGGAAGAACCCTCAAAAGTTTGCATTGTTGGCTGCAGAACTTGTTGAGCAAGATCTGAGAATGCAAATACATTCAGAAGACATCAGTTTTATTGATCGCTCAATTGTCGATCTATACGCTTATTTATGCCAGTTAAAACTTTCAACTCCAGAGAAACTTACAAACCTTTTAAAGCAAATGCGTTTTCAACGCCGTGTCTTTTTGGTGCCGCCATGGTTGGAGATTTATGAAGAGGATGACGAACGACGAAAAGGTTACACTGAAGCAGTCAATGAATTTCAATTTTTGATCAAAACCTATGAACAATTTGGGTACGAATTGATCTTCGTACCCAAATTAACGGTCGATGAGCGCACTGATTTTGTTTTAGGTCACGTGTTCATTCGGTCTTGA
- a CDS encoding Lrp/AsnC family transcriptional regulator has translation MNDLDTVDISILRVLQKDGRISNAALADAVNLSPSACSRRVDILEKKGAIKGYQARLSHRALGHKMMVIVHISLSGQFTKTLKEFESAVKRCPNVLVCYLMSGEYDYILRVAAKDLEDYEYIHRDWLSALPHVVKINSSFALREIVERPNVGLS, from the coding sequence ATGAACGATCTTGATACTGTGGATATCTCGATATTGAGAGTCCTCCAAAAAGATGGACGAATTTCCAACGCTGCACTTGCTGATGCTGTTAACCTTTCACCATCAGCATGTTCCCGTCGGGTAGATATACTTGAAAAAAAGGGAGCGATTAAAGGCTATCAAGCACGACTTTCCCATCGTGCATTAGGTCATAAGATGATGGTTATCGTTCATATCTCACTATCAGGTCAATTCACAAAAACTCTCAAAGAATTTGAATCTGCAGTAAAGCGTTGCCCGAATGTATTGGTTTGTTATCTTATGTCAGGAGAATATGACTATATATTGCGCGTAGCTGCCAAAGACCTTGAAGATTATGAATATATCCATCGGGACTGGTTATCTGCCCTGCCCCATGTTGTCAAAATCAACTCAAGTTTTGCCTTACGAGAAATCGTTGAAAGACCAAATGTAGGTCTTTCCTAG
- a CDS encoding GNAT family N-acetyltransferase, whose translation MQSQIAVRRATLTDLDQFVLLLQTLSAEKALSNAKLMQQRWEELLTFNGSSVFVAEQEDQLLSTCTLIIVPNLTRSGQPYAQIENVVTLECARNRGFAQATLNAALEYAWSKNCYKVMLLSGGTNSEAHQLYKKIGFTCDKIGFQIRQNV comes from the coding sequence ATGCAAAGTCAAATAGCAGTTCGACGCGCTACTTTAACAGACCTTGATCAATTTGTACTATTACTTCAAACACTCAGTGCAGAAAAAGCGCTTTCAAATGCCAAACTTATGCAACAAAGGTGGGAAGAACTCTTAACCTTTAACGGATCAAGCGTTTTTGTCGCCGAACAAGAGGACCAACTATTATCGACCTGTACGCTTATAATTGTTCCAAATCTCACACGCAGCGGGCAACCATATGCCCAAATTGAAAACGTAGTAACATTAGAATGCGCGCGAAATCGGGGGTTTGCGCAAGCCACATTAAATGCAGCGCTTGAATATGCTTGGTCAAAAAACTGCTATAAGGTGATGTTACTTTCCGGAGGAACAAACAGTGAAGCACATCAATTATATAAGAAAATTGGCTTTACTTGCGATAAAATTGGCTTCCAAATCCGCCAGAATGTCTAA
- the ald gene encoding alanine dehydrogenase: MRVGCPKEIKNHEYRVGLTPSSVREYVAHGHDVIVETGAGLGISADDAAYQAAGAKIVATASDIFEQSDMVVKVKEPQESEYTQLRDDQLLYTYLHLAPDPAQTKGLLDSGCTAVAYETVTDNRGGLPLLAPMSEVAGRLAIQAGATGLQKANGGRGILLGGVPGVLPAKVTIIGGGVVGLNAAKMAVGLGADVTILDRSLPRLRELDDIFNGAIHTRFSTIDSLEDEVFSADIVVGAVLIPGAAAPKLVTREMLSGMKNGAVIVDVAIDQGGCFETSKATTHSEPTYVVDDVVHYCVANMPGAVPITSAHALNNATLQHGLALADKGLAALAEDANLRAGLNTHKGKITNQAVAEALNYDLLPSEEAVRNVA; this comes from the coding sequence ATGCGTGTAGGTTGCCCAAAAGAAATTAAAAACCATGAATATCGTGTTGGCTTAACACCAAGTTCTGTTCGTGAATATGTAGCTCATGGTCATGATGTGATCGTTGAAACAGGTGCTGGCCTTGGCATTAGCGCCGATGACGCTGCTTACCAGGCAGCGGGCGCGAAGATTGTTGCTACTGCTTCTGATATATTTGAACAGAGCGATATGGTCGTTAAGGTGAAGGAACCTCAGGAATCTGAATATACGCAACTTCGTGATGATCAGTTGCTTTATACATATCTTCACCTTGCTCCAGATCCAGCGCAAACAAAAGGCTTGTTGGACAGTGGTTGTACAGCTGTAGCGTATGAAACTGTGACCGACAATCGTGGTGGTCTTCCGTTGCTTGCGCCGATGTCAGAAGTTGCTGGTCGTTTGGCTATTCAAGCGGGTGCTACAGGCTTGCAAAAAGCAAATGGTGGTCGTGGTATTCTTCTTGGCGGTGTGCCGGGTGTTCTTCCTGCGAAGGTTACAATCATCGGCGGTGGCGTTGTTGGTTTGAATGCTGCAAAAATGGCTGTTGGCTTAGGTGCTGACGTAACGATCTTGGATCGTTCGCTTCCACGTCTTCGTGAACTTGACGATATTTTCAATGGCGCAATTCACACACGTTTCTCAACAATTGATTCTCTTGAAGATGAAGTTTTCTCGGCTGATATCGTTGTTGGCGCGGTTCTTATTCCAGGTGCAGCGGCTCCTAAATTAGTCACACGCGAGATGTTGTCCGGCATGAAAAACGGTGCTGTTATTGTTGATGTTGCAATTGACCAAGGTGGGTGCTTTGAGACTTCAAAAGCAACAACACACTCAGAGCCAACTTACGTGGTTGATGATGTTGTGCACTATTGTGTTGCGAATATGCCTGGCGCTGTTCCTATCACATCTGCACATGCACTTAACAATGCAACATTGCAACATGGTTTGGCCCTTGCAGATAAAGGTCTAGCTGCTCTTGCCGAAGATGCTAACTTACGCGCAGGTCTGAACACTCACAAAGGCAAGATCACTAACCAGGCGGTTGCTGAAGCACTTAATTATGATTTGCTTCCATCAGAAGAAGCTGTGCGCAACGTTGCATAG
- a CDS encoding HlyU family transcriptional regulator has product MAGFLKRLFGGDTSGANAPAATEEYEGFVITAEPISDSGQFRLAGSVTKEVNGEMLEHKFIRADLFPTKDQADEFAMHKGKQMIDQLGDRIFQQ; this is encoded by the coding sequence ATGGCTGGTTTCTTAAAACGATTATTTGGCGGCGATACAAGCGGCGCTAACGCTCCTGCGGCGACAGAGGAGTACGAAGGGTTTGTTATCACAGCCGAACCTATTTCCGACTCTGGACAATTTCGCCTTGCCGGATCGGTGACGAAGGAAGTGAACGGTGAAATGCTGGAACATAAGTTTATTCGTGCTGATCTATTTCCGACTAAAGACCAAGCCGATGAATTCGCCATGCACAAGGGTAAGCAGATGATTGATCAACTTGGTGATCGAATTTTTCAACAATGA
- the sseA gene encoding 3-mercaptopyruvate sulfurtransferase has translation MTDQQNPFLKSFEWLEENLSDKDLRIIDASWFLPAQNRDPIAEFETAHIPNAIFFDQDEIVDPESNLPHPLPDPDTFAKAVGKLGISEENVIVVYDAMGMITAPRIWWMFKIMGARSVYVLDGGFDEWKAKGLPISSEKNPSKPSTFTPYFDKDAVSSIDDVLAAIGDEQIQILDARAAGRFNGSEAEPRAGMRSGHMPSAINTPVLSLSENGKLKSISDLKALFESKSVAFDKQVITTCGSGVTAAVITLALNSIGHTNVQLYDGSWSEWGGRDDTPIETSTDDV, from the coding sequence ATGACAGACCAACAGAACCCTTTTCTGAAATCATTCGAGTGGCTTGAAGAAAATTTGAGCGATAAAGACCTTCGTATCATCGATGCATCTTGGTTTTTGCCCGCTCAAAACAGAGATCCAATCGCAGAATTTGAAACTGCCCACATTCCAAACGCTATTTTCTTTGATCAAGATGAAATTGTCGATCCAGAATCAAACCTTCCACACCCACTCCCAGACCCAGATACATTCGCAAAAGCAGTCGGAAAATTAGGCATATCGGAAGAGAATGTAATTGTCGTCTATGATGCGATGGGAATGATTACAGCCCCTCGTATCTGGTGGATGTTTAAAATCATGGGAGCTCGATCTGTCTATGTGCTAGATGGAGGATTTGATGAATGGAAAGCAAAAGGCCTACCCATAAGTTCCGAAAAAAACCCGTCAAAACCATCAACTTTCACACCTTATTTTGACAAAGACGCAGTCTCTTCCATTGATGATGTATTGGCCGCTATTGGCGACGAGCAGATACAAATTCTTGACGCACGAGCCGCTGGCCGTTTTAACGGAAGCGAAGCCGAGCCCCGTGCAGGCATGCGCTCCGGACACATGCCAAGTGCCATAAACACACCAGTCTTATCACTATCAGAAAACGGAAAACTTAAATCTATCAGTGATTTAAAAGCGCTATTTGAATCTAAATCTGTAGCTTTTGACAAACAGGTTATAACGACATGTGGATCTGGAGTTACCGCTGCGGTCATTACTTTAGCGCTTAATTCCATCGGACATACGAATGTGCAACTTTATGACGGCTCCTGGTCTGAATGGGGCGGAAGAGACGATACGCCAATTGAGACAAGCACCGATGATGTTTGA
- a CDS encoding ABC transporter ATP-binding protein encodes MNELSQIAENNSVSGNAENLAMQMIGVKRRYQQGEETLDILNGVDFKLYRGETVALIAPSGAGKSTLLHLAGLLERADEGDIIIDGTSCGELSDERRTEVRGDSIGFVYQFHHLLPEFTAAENVVIPQLINGLDKSEAEQRAVELLGYLKLGHRITHRPSELSGGEQQRVAIARAVANAPSVLLADEPTGNLDPETASYVFEALEALVKQSGLSAMVATHNHELARSMDRCVTLRDGLLIEI; translated from the coding sequence ATGAATGAATTAAGCCAAATAGCAGAAAACAATTCCGTATCAGGAAATGCTGAGAACCTTGCTATGCAAATGATTGGCGTAAAGCGTCGTTATCAACAAGGCGAGGAAACGCTCGATATTCTCAATGGTGTGGATTTTAAACTCTACCGTGGCGAGACGGTTGCGTTGATTGCCCCTTCGGGTGCAGGAAAGTCCACTTTGTTACATCTTGCTGGATTGCTTGAGCGGGCCGATGAAGGTGATATCATAATCGATGGCACTTCATGTGGTGAGCTGAGTGACGAGAGGCGTACAGAAGTTAGAGGTGACAGTATAGGATTTGTATATCAGTTCCATCACCTTCTTCCGGAATTTACCGCAGCTGAAAATGTGGTTATTCCCCAACTTATAAATGGGTTAGATAAATCTGAGGCGGAGCAACGCGCTGTCGAATTACTTGGTTATCTTAAGCTTGGGCATCGTATTACCCATAGGCCTTCGGAGCTGTCTGGTGGTGAGCAGCAACGTGTTGCCATTGCGCGTGCGGTGGCGAATGCGCCAAGCGTGCTTCTGGCCGACGAGCCAACCGGAAATCTTGACCCGGAAACAGCATCATATGTTTTTGAGGCGCTCGAAGCGCTGGTAAAGCAATCTGGCCTTTCAGCAATGGTTGCCACTCATAATCATGAATTGGCAAGAAGTATGGATCGCTGTGTGACATTAAGAGATGGTCTTCTGATTGAGATCTAG